One stretch of Armigeres subalbatus isolate Guangzhou_Male chromosome 2, GZ_Asu_2, whole genome shotgun sequence DNA includes these proteins:
- the LOC134216733 gene encoding alpha-glucosidase-like, with amino-acid sequence MRLQITFLALTLAAFAASFDIRDPDQKDWYQYATFYQIYPRSFLDSDGDGIGDLPGIASKMKYLADIGIDATWLSPPFKSPLRDFGYDVSDFYDIQPEYGTLEDFDNLVQEAHDNGIKLMLDFIPNHSSDEHEWFIRSAENNETYKDFYVWLPGKNNSETNQLEPPNNWISVFGGPAWTYHEGRQEYYLHQFTDKQPDLNYRNPAVLEEMTKMLFFWLDRGVDGFRLDAINHMFEDPEFRDEYLSGSGEPGTYEYLDHIYTKDIEDVYGVVYDWRDLMDTYSKENGRTIILMTEAYSSIEGTMLYYESANRTRKGAHMPFNFQLIYDFKKDQNAVGLKQSIDWWMNHMPARHTPSWVSGSHDHSRFASRVGENRVDQIMTLMHTLPGTSITYYGEEIGMVDYSEAEVYDNRDPNRTPMQWDATTSAGFSTNSTTWLKVHPDYETRNVDLQQKAEQSNYHHFHAMTSLRRHDTLKYGDFLHRTVGVNVYALLRELRGADSFLTVLNMADEEYEADLGDFVNLPEKLTVEIAQPNSVLKVGNVVEINKVTLGPYDSIVLKAVSSATVGQLSFAAIIGLIVKYLLA; translated from the exons ATGCGTCTACAAATTACGTTTCTCGCGCTAACTCTGGCGGCTTTTGCGGCCAGCTTCGACATACGGGATCCGGATCAGAAAGATTGGTACCAGTATGCAACCTTCTATCAGATTTATCCACGGTCCTTCCTGGATAGCGATGGCGACGGCATTGGCGATCTCCCGGGAATAGCTTCCAAGATGAAATATTTAGCCGACATTGGAATCGATGCCACCTGGTTGAGTCCACCGTTCAAATCGCCACTGAGAGATTTCGGATACGACGTGTCCGATTTCTACGACATCCAACCAGAGTACGGAACGTTGGAGGATTTCGATAATTTGGTACAGGAAGCTCATGACAATGGAATAAAATTGATGTTGGATTTTATTCCAAACCATTCGAGTGATGAGCACGAGTGGTTTATTAGATCAGCGGAAAATAATGAAACCTACAAGGATTTCTACGTTTGGTTACCGGGAAAAAACAACTCAGAGACAAATCAACTCGAGCCTCCCAACAATTGGATATCTGTTTTTGGTGGACCAGCGTGGACCTACCACGAAGGTCGCCAAGAATACTATCTGCATCAGTTCACGGATAAGCAACCGGATTTGAACTACCGCAATCCGGCAGTTCTGGAAGAAATGACAAAGATGTTGTTTTTCTGGTTGGACCGTGGAGTTGACGGATTTCGCCTAGATGCTATCAATCACATGTTTGAGGATCCTGAGTTCCGGGACGAGTACTTATCGGGATCGGGAGAACCCGGAACGTACGAGTATCTTGATCACATCTACACCAAAGATATCGAAGACGTTTATGGGGTTGTGTATGACTGGCGCGATTTGATGGATACTTATTCGAAGGAAAATGGTCGAACGATTATCTTGATGACAGAGGCGTACTCGAGCATCGAGGGTACTATGCTGTATTACGAAAGTGCGAACCGTACTAGGAAAGGAGCACATATGCCATTTAACTTCCAACTGATCTATGATTTTAAAAAAGATCAAAATGCAGTCGGATTGAAGCAGTCAATCGATTGGTGGATGAATCACATGCCGGCAAGACATACGCCAAGTTGGGTCAGCGGCTCACATGATCACTCCCGGTTCGCTTCCAGGGTTGGTGAGAATCGAGTGGATCAAATAATGACGCTAATGCATACTTTACCAGGAACCAGCATCACATACTAT GGCGAGGAAATCGGAATGGTAGACTACAGCGAAGCAGAGGTTTACGACAATCGCGACCCAAATCGTACTCCAATGCAGTGGGATGCAACAACCAGTGCCGGCTTCAGTACCAACTCAACCACGTGGCTGAAGGTTCATCCAGATTACGAAACTCGGAATGTTGATCTTCAACAGAAGGCAGAGCAAAGCAACTATCATCATTTCCATGCTATGACCAGTTTGCGGCGACATGACACCTTGAAATATGGCGACTTCTTGCATCGTACTGTCGGAGTCAACGTTTATGCATTGCTGAGAGAACTTCGTGGAGCGGACTCTTTCCTGACTGTGCTCAATATGGCGGACGAGGAGTACGAAGCGGATCTGGGAGATTTCGTTAATCTTCCTGAGAAATTGACCGTGGAAATAGCACAGCCTAATTCTGTACTGAAAGTTGG AAATGTTGTGGAAATCAACAAAGTCACACTGGGGCCCTACGATTCCATTGTGCTCAAAGCCGTTTCTTCCGCAACTGTTGGTCAACTTTCATTTGCTGCTATAATTGGCCTTATCGTGAAGTACTTGTTAGCATAG